A genomic stretch from Theobroma cacao cultivar B97-61/B2 chromosome 4, Criollo_cocoa_genome_V2, whole genome shotgun sequence includes:
- the LOC18601897 gene encoding pentatricopeptide repeat-containing protein At1g77360, mitochondrial — protein sequence MAKTKKRSHSQRSPSPPSRNPTPPKHPIFPSYQTTPNIQPKVKLLCEIISTTPSSTVEALLEGAGLRVTQPDVENVLKLSYSFPSQAVKFFRWSGYQLQHQHSPYSWNLVVDLLGKNGLFDAMWDAVKSMKKEGIVSLATFASIFSSYVSFDKVREAILTFEVMEQYGCVRDIAALNSLISAICREGKTIDGLEFLRVIKSRIRPDSDSFAILLEGWEKEGSVSLAKETFEEMVMEIGWDPGNVPAYDSFLNTLIKGKDGINEVLKYVDVLQERRCYPGMKFFKEVLEGFRKVGDVRGAELIWEAMVGKVGFRPDTEMYNLMIALYSSKNYMDMAKKMLDEMVYTGAFPDLQSYNLLFHFLIKNRKLKDASVLFNEMVKNECFPSKANCIAAVKIFIDIGDPYMAIKVWKFMIDNYDSDLEETGNLLVVGLRDAKLLPEAVKYAEGMIEKGIKVTYSTLSKLKQGLSKARKEGVYEELLRKWKSC from the coding sequence ATGGccaaaaccaagaaaagatCACATTCCCAGCGCTCCCCTTCCCCGCCGTCCCGGAACCCCACACCCCCAAAACACCCGATTTTCCCTTCCTACCAAACAACCCCAAATATCCAGCCCAAAGTCAAACTCCTCTGTGAAATCATCTCCACGACGCCTTCGTCCACAGTCGAAGCCCTGCTAGAAGGCGCGGGCCTCCGCGTAACCCAACCCGACGTCGAAAACGTTCTCAAGCTCTCCTACTCTTTCCCCTCCCAAGCCGTCAAGTTCTTCCGTTGGTCAGGCTACCAACTACAACACCAACATTCTCCTTACTCCTGGAACCTCGTCGTCGACTTGTTGGGTAAGAACGGTCTCTTTGATGCAATGTGGGACGCCGTTAAGTCCATGAAAAAAGAAGGGATAGTTTCTTTGGCTACTTTTGCTTCTATTTTTAGTAGTTATGTTAGTTTTGATAAAGTTAGGGAAGCTATTTTGACTTTCGAAGTGATGGAACAGTATGGCTGTGTTAGGGATATTGCCGCTTTGAATTCTTTGATTAGTGCTATTTGTAGGGAAGGTAAAACTATTGATGGCTTGGAGTTTTTGAGAGTTATTAAGAGTAGGATTAGGCCGGATTCGGATAGTTTCGCGATTTTGCTAGAAGGGTGGGAGAAAGAAGGGAGTGTTAGTCTTGCAAAAGAGACTTTTGAAGAGATGGTTATGGAAATAGGGTGGGATCCTGGGAATGTACCGGCTTATGATTCGTTTTTGAATACTTTAATTAAGGGGAAGGATGGGATTAATGAGGTTTTGAAGTATGTTGACGTACTGCAGGAGAGGAGGTGTTATCCGGGGATGAAGTTCTTTAAGGAAGTACTGGAGGGTTTTCGGAAAGTTGGTGATGTTAGAGGAGCTGAGTTGATTTGGGAGGCAATGGTGGGGAAGGTTGGGTTTAGGCCAGATACAGAGATGTATAATTTGATGATTGCTTTGTATTCTTCTAAGAATTATATGGATATGGCAAAGAAGATGTTGGATGAGATGGTGTATACTGGGGCATTTCCAGATTTGCAATCTTATAATTTGCTGTTTCATTTCTTGATTAAGAATAGGAAGCTGAAGGATGCTTCAGTGTTGTTCAatgaaatggttaaaaatgAGTGTTTTCCAAGCAAAGCAAATTGTATTGCAGCAGTTAAGATTTTTATTGACATTGGGGACCCTTATATGGCCATAAAAGTTTGGAAATTCATGATAGACAATTATGATTCTGATTTGGAGGAGACTGGAAATTTGTTGGTTGTTGGGCTTCGTGATGCAAAACTGCTTCCTGAGGCAGTTAAGTATGCTGAGGGTATGATCGAGAAAGGAATCAAGGTCACATATTCCACATTGTCAAAATTGAAACAGGGTCTTAGCAAAGCGAGAAAAGAAGGGGTATATGAAGAACTTTTAAGAAAGTGGAAATCCTGTTAG